The genomic region GACTTATATTGTTTTGCTTCCTTTTGTTTTAGATGTTTCAACCTGATTTCTTGTGAGTGTCTTTCATTTACAAATTCAGACAGTTCTATTTTGAATTCTTTTGTAATATAGTTTTGATCTTTGGGTTTTGAAATCTCGTCGATTTGGAACCGGATTTATATATATTGACTTGATTCTTTTGAAATCCGGAGACTGGTAGATGGAGCAATCTGTTACTTGCATATAAGACACTAGGAGTTGTATTTGGAGGGCTTGTGACATCCCCATTATATGTATATCCATCAATGCATTTAAATTCTCCAACGGAAGAGGACTACTTGGGAATCTATAGCATCATGTTTTGGACTCTTACTCTCATTGGGGTTGTCAAGTATGCCTGTATAGCTCTTAAGGCTGATGATCAGGGTGAAGGTATGTACCACTGTTGTGTAGTTAACTTTTAGAATCTCTGTGATAGTGAGTTAGCCTCCACGGTTTATTTCTGTATGATTCCCTTTCCAAGATGCTTTTTCTCTTTTAAGCAAGATAATGTCAGTGCTTTAATTGAGTTATTGTTTTATGATTCTATGTTCTCATTTCgctttgggggggggggggggtgttAAGTGCTTATGCTTATTGAATCATAATTTTCGTAAGATATTACTCAATTTGCATTGATGGAAGAGGGACATGAATATTTTTCACTTGGCCAAAAATCTGATTGGATGCAGGTGGAACATTTGCCTTGTATTCCTTACTCTGTAGAAATATTAATATTGGAATCCTTTCTTCAAAAAGTTCAGACGTAAACTCCAGTCAATCACGTTGTGTACTTAATGAGGACAACAGACAGAAAAGCAGACTTGGCAAAGTTTTTGAAACAAGTATGGTTGCCAGAAGGGCGTTGCTTTTCATTGCTATGTTAGGTACATGTATGCTAATCGGTGATGGTATTCTTACTCCTGCAATCTCAGGTTTGTTTCCAGAATTATTTCTTTATTCCTGTTTTCTTCATCAGTATTCGAGTCTGTCATACATGACGTGCAAATATTTTGACAGTGTTGTCTGCAATGGATGGACTAAGAGCACCATTCCCTTCTATCTCCAAATGTAAGTATATGAAGCTTTCAAACTCAGGAGTGTTAATGTCTTCTGTTTTCAAATAAATTCTTCCTGTGCTAGTGCGTTTACTCATGACTAGATAGTTTTATGATTTTCTTATTAATTTATATGTGAGCAATCATCCTCCTTTAGCTTTACAAGTTGCTGATCTGTGAATTGCAGCTTTAGTAGAAGCTCTTTCTGCAGTGGTTCTTTTTATTCTGTTCCTGCTGCAGAAATTTGGAACTTCTCGAGTGAGTTTTTTGTTTTCCCCTATCATGGGTGCATGGACCTTGAGCACTCCACTTGTTGGAATTTATAGCATTATACATCACTACCCCAGCATATTCAAGGCTTTATCACCATACTACATTTTCCATTTCTTTTGGAGAAATGGAAAAGAAGGCTGGTTGATGCTTGGCGGTACCATCCTCTGTATCAcaggtaaattttttttatacttaAGTTCTATATCATCATTGGTAAATAAGTTACAGGATTGTTTCTACCACATATGTTAACTTGAACAAGACTTACCAATATTCGAGCAACGCAAACACAAACCACTATCTGCACATTGGTATATTACGTTTATAAAcctttaatatatattttcaagaaaattcaacAAGACAATAAGGAGAAAATATAGCTAGGGAGACAGCAACTAGATATCAATGCTGATTTGATGTGCTGGGCTTTCTTGTAATAACATGTAAAGGCTTTCGGTTGTCCAGAAGGTGTCCCAGGGATGCTTAGGATAATAGGTGTATGTATACATGAGAAGAAACTAAAGTTTGATGGTAGGAAATGCATTGCGTTAGTTACATAGATTAGTTCTTCAGTTGCAATAGCAACAGCTTTAATCTTCGACTGAAAGTTTGTTGGATCCTGAAGTGCGTACATTTTTTGCTTCATTTAAGATAATTTTCTTTGTACAGCTTAAAACTGATTTCAATACCCTTATCTGTTTTAAAATATCATACAGGTTCTGAAGCATTGTTTGCTGACCTGGGTCATTTTAACAGAAGTTCCATTCAGGTAAATTATGTGTATAACTTGTATCACCTCTTAGGCTTCCTTTTCTGCATCTGAAATGGCTTTCTCACTCCTTTCCCACAGATAGCTTTCTTATTTACAATCTACCCGTCATTAATTTTAACGTATGCGGGACAAACAGCGTATTTGATCAAGAATCCAAATGATCATATGGATGGATTTTACAAGTTCATACCAAAAACAATTTACTGGCCAATCTTTATCATAGCCACGTTGGCTGCAGTTGTGGCAAGCCAATCACTTATATCAGCTACCTTCTCTGTCATCAAGCAATCTGTTGTACTGGATTACTTTCCTAGGGTCAAAGTAGTGCACACGTCTTCCAACAAAGAGGGAGAAGTATACTCCCCAGAAGTCAATTACATCCTTATGGTTTTCTGTATTGCAGTTATACTTATATTCGGAGATGGACAAGATATCGGCAATGCTTTTGGTATGGTAAAATTCAGCATTTTGCACTCAGCGTCTATTATTATTGcttaatattttaacaaatctCATGATGTTTTCTGGTACCTTATAGCATCTCATCTCAGCAGTACCATATAATGTTGAAAATTAGAGGGTAATGACTAATTAAATGGAAGCATTGTTGTTATTTTCTCCAGAAATGGTGTTTCTAACATCATCTTGATATTATTAGCTTTTAACCTAAGAAGCATCAAAACCACATAAAAACTGAAAAATGGAAGAAAACCGGTCTCGCTTATTCTTGTTTCTATTATGAATGcatcttttcattttatttttttctggTTAAGCAAACTATTAAATGTTTTCTTACAGTCCTGCTAATTTATAAAATCTTGCTTTCAGGTGTTGTTGTTAGTCTCGTCATGCTCATAACAACTATATTGTTGACACTGGTCATGATCATTATATGGAGAACACCGTCATTGTTAGTTGCATTGTACTTCATCATCTTTTTTATGATGGAAGGTGTATACGTTAGTGCAGTTCTGACCAAAATTCCTGAAGGTGGATGGATTCCATTTGCCATATCTTTTATACTTGCCTTCATTATGTTCGGTTGGTACTACGGGAGACAGAGGAAGATACAGTATGAACTAACTCACAAGATTGACTTGGGAAGACTTGGAATGCTGTTATCTGACCCGAGTGTGCAAAGGGTTCCCGGATTGTGCTTCTTTTACACTAAAATACAAAACGGATTGACTCCCATCCTAGGACATTATACTAAAAACATGAGATCGCTTCACAAGGTTActatttttacaacacttagataTCTACTGGTTCCTAAAGTTTCTCCACATGAGAGGATTGTGGTGAAAGAGTTGGGCCTTAGAGGAGTTTATGCATGTGTGATTCAATATGGTTATGCTGATTCCCTAAACCTTGAAGGAGACAACTTTGTTAGTCAAGTTTTGGATAGCTTGCAAGAGCATATAGAAAACTGCTCCAGTTTACCGTCTGATCATATGCCAGTTCAAGAGGAGATTTCAGAACTGAGCGAGGCAAAAACAGCAGGTGTAATTCATGTTCGAGGAAAAGCAAGGTTTCACATAGGCAAGAGCACCAGCTTCTTTGACAGATTCATGCTTGCCTTCTACGAAGTGTTGCACAAAAACTGTAGGCCTGCACTGCCTGTTCTTGGGGTGCCGCTGCCGCAGTGTCTGGAGGTTGGGATGTTTTACGAAGCTTGAATAGATGATTGTAACAGGCACATCAAGTACCAAGTTCACTTCCacggaaaaagaagaaaaaaaattaaagtatatgttGAAGCTTTACAACCAAGCCATATCAGATTGTGAGTTGATTCATCCCATTTTTAGCGACTTGTTCCAtggttaaattttgttgttagtCCTTGGACTATGCATAAATGTTGATATAGTTATTGTGCTTTAATTTAGTTGATTTTAGTTCCTATTTCAACTTTTGAAAATTTAGTTTAGACTAAACAGTAACTGTTAAATTCAATAGCAGCCTCCATATGAAGTACTCCTTGTTTGTGACGACCTCCATGGTGTTAGTATGCTAAGAATGGTTATTGTATAACTGTTTGTAGTCTCGTCTTttcttgtaaaaaaaaaaagtcattacatagccattattTTATACAGTCAGGTGGTTGACTCCACCACTACGTACTGTTTCTCCAAACCAAAGAGGCAAAACTACCTTAGGTGATGGGCTTTACACGGATTTTAATAGGTTAAATTATGTTAATTGTTTTTGTATtgtgataaaatttgaaatttaattactATACTTTGAAAGTTACAAATTAAGTCCcacttttttaatttaaaaatttcagtTCCATCATTAAAATTATAAGTATTTTCGGTTAAAAGTTGTTAATTTGGCATATTAATTAAGTTTTCCTAATGTAATGCGACATATAATTGATGGAAAATAAACATgttatattgataaattttaactGAAATTTTAATGAAGATAATGACTaaactaaaatttataaattgaaaaagtgaaaagaattgaatttttaactttttaagttAAAGTATAGACACTAACATTACACTTTAACCATTTTAATATCATCTAATTTTTTCTACTGTAAATATTATCTAATTTTGCTTATCTAGATTCAATTCAAATTATTAacaactttttattattataataaataatctaatattatttacaaagaaaaagaaaatgctaTATATCTccgtatatgatatgtgatgtgaTATACCcactttttgtttctctctcttttttttctcatcatatgtatatattgCATTGCAGAATTTCACAAATCCTTTCACACATCTTCCTTTTTCTCTCATTATTATCCTACCCAAATGAGAAACTTTGGCAACTCTCCGGCCTTTGTAATCCTCGGAGTTTTTATCCTCTCTTGTGTTTCCCATGTTAGATCCGACGCCTCCGACCACCGTTACAAAGAAGGTGACCCTGTCCCTCTCTACGCCAACAAGGTCGGCCCTTTCCACAACCCCAGGTGGTAACCCTTTTATTTCCTTCCTTCATTACTAGATCTGATTGTTGCTCGTCTTTACAATTCAATGCCTTCATTCCATACCCACCTTTGGAACATTCAAGTTCCAATCTCATATTtacaactttttatttttttggattgggggtttattcttcaaattatttatttgtttgtttgtttccaGTGAAACCTATCGCTACTTTGATCTGCCCTTCTGTTCTCCAGgttcttttttttctcttgtttttatttttaaattagatCTTAAGCAATTCAATTTAGATTTAATAAATGGTGTTGGTTTTTGGAATGGAATTTAGATCATGTAAAGGAGAAGAAAGAAGCATTAGGTGAGGTATTGAATGGAGATCGACTCGTCAGTGCTCCTTATAAACTGAATTTTAAAGAGGAAAAAGATTCTTCCGTTGTTTGTAAGAAGAAACTTTCAAAGGATGAGGTTGTCTTTTTCCGAAAGGCGGTCGAAAAAGATTATTATTTCCAAATGTACTATGATGATTTGCCTATCTGGGGTTTTATTGGCAAAGTTGATAAGGAAGGAAAAGCTGATCCCAGTGAGTACAAGTATTACCTTTACAAGCATATTCAGTTTGATGTACTTTATAACAAGGATCGTGTTATTGAGATCAGCGCAAGGATGGATCCACATTTGCTCGTGGACTTGACTGAGGATAAGGAAGTTGATGCTGAGTTTATGTACACTGTGAAATGGAAGGAAACTGATACTCCTTTTGAGAAGAGGATGGAGAGATATTCCATGTCTTCTTCTTTGCCGCATCATTTAGAGATTCATTGGTTTTCAATTATCAACTCTTGTGTGACGGTTCTCCTTTTGACTGGTTTCCTTGCAACAATTCTCATGCGGGTCTTGAAGAATGATTTCATTAAGTGAGATCTGTTATATCTTTCCTTATTTGGATATAATTCTCTtacttttatttctttcattttgttgctataaatatttgatttgttataACAGGTACGGTCAAGATGAAGAAGCAGCTGATGATCAAGAAGAGACTGGATGGAAGTATATTCATGGAGACGTATTCCGTTTCCCAAAGTACAAATCTCTCTTTGCTGCTGCTCTCGGATCTGGAACACAGCTGTTCACTTTGTAAGGATTCCACGTGTTTTGTATTTTTGTTTCTTTCAGAATTGTGAAGTGACTTTTAATGCATTCCTAAATCTATGTCAATAGTTGATGTCCCTCTCTAATTTCTTTGAAACTTTGTATGCCTATCAGAACGGTCTTCATTTTTATGCTTGCACTGGTTGGTGTCTTTTATCCATACAACAGAGGAGCTCTATTTACTGCCCTGGTGGTAATATATGCCCTCACGTCAGGGATTGCAGGCTACGTAGCAACTTCTTTCTACTGTCAGCTTGAAGGGACAAACTGGGTATGTCTAGATGGTTTTTTAGTATGAAATGTTAATGTGgtgtttctaaaatttatggttcTAAGTGGTCTAATTTATTTACATGATTTCTCTGATAAACAGGTTAGGAATCTGTTATTGACTGGCTGCCTTTTCTGTGGGCCCTTGTTTCTTACATTCTGCTTCCTTAACACAGTTGCCATTGCATACAGTGCAACTGCAGCACTGCCTTTTGGAACTATTGTAGTAATAGTCCTCATATGGACACTCGTGACATCTCCATTGCTTGTTCTGGGTGGTATTGCTGGCAAAAATAGCAGGGCTGAGTTCCAAGCTCCTTGCCGCACCACGAAGTATCCTCGAGAAATTCCACCATTGCCTTGGTACAGGAGTGCCATTCCTCAGATGGCAATGGCTGGATTTCTTCCATTTAGTGCTATTTACATTGAACTTTACTACATATTCGCCAGTGTCTGGGGCCACAGGATCTATACTATATACAGCATCTTGTTTATTGTATTCATAATCCTTCTGATTGTCACAGCTTTTATAACTGTGGCTTTGACATATTTCCAACTTGCTGCTGAAGATCATGAATGGTGGTGGAGGTACATAAACTTTATTTTTGTATTCATCTCTCCGATGCTTTTTGCTTTGCTATTTTGAAATATTATAAAAAGTGCAATTTCATATTATATCTTATCTCTCTTCTACTGCTCCCCCTGTTTGTGATTCATGACAAGTAGTTTGCACGCCAATTAGCAATTTCCTGAGACTTTCTCAGCTTCTTTCATTTAGCATGGATAAAAAGTTGAAGAGAAGCAAAGCACCAAGTCCCTTTATGCTTTGTTACGGAAAATTTGTTAACCAAATGGTTAAGTTCATAATTACTTTCCTACTTTGTAGCTCAACCTTTAGATTAATGAATCTTCCATCCTCACTTGTGTCCTTAATACCTAGCAGAGCCTGAATTCTGTTATAGTTTTTTATGGCACTGGTTTATCTGCAGGTAGATAGTATGTATTTCTGCTAGATTTAAAGAGTATTTTACCTTGTTTTTCAATTATCAGTAACTAAAGTTAGCATGAATTGTTCATCAGCCTAGTTGTATCATGGTTTTGGTTGATCGGTTCTTTTCGTTTGTTTGACCTGTTGGATTACAAAGTTTTCTGTTTTAGTTGAAAATTTAGTGGAAGCTGTCTGTTTTTATCTGCTTGATTTAATGATACCCTGCTCTTAATTTGTAACAGGTCTTTCGTCTGTGGTGGATCAACTGGTCTCTTTATCTATGCCTACTGCTTGTATTATTACTATGCACGATCAGATATGTCTGGTTTTATGCAAACCTCGTTCTTCTTTGGTTACATGGCGTGCATCTGCTACGGATTCTTCCTCATGCTGGGGACAGTGGGTTTCCGTGCCTCGCTATTCTTCGTGCGTCACATATACAGGTCTATCAAGTGCGAGTAGGGGTTTTAATTGTCCCTTGCCATTTCCCAGCAATTCTGTCAGAGAAAAAAATCTATGGTAATGTCAATTAACAAATGAGGCATGCTTTGACTATGCTTAATGGAGATCTACGAAATCAttgtgtttattaatattttgactGTACGTAAAGATGTTGACAGATTTGTGTAGGTTGCTGTTACTTTAATACCTCTTTGGCTCTTTTCAACCAACCAAAGATCTGTCCTGTCCCTTTACTTGATGCAGAAATCCAGTTTTCTTTAACAGtctagtttattattattattattatttgggatCAATAAATAGGTTAATTATTCTGTTCACTTTCAATGGACTAAAAAAAGCTCTATAAGCAGATTTAAGATGATGTTAAATgtctttttaattaatattttattatactttaaAAATAAATGGCATCAATTTATTCTGATAGTGGAGTGTTACAGTGGTAAAGGTTGTGAAAATAGTGATTTCTTAATTTTAATAAAGTGTAGTTAAAATGTTCCGTTTATACATGttagaattaaaaataataatttaaatgatatttaaataaatacataaaatataaattttaaatagttttagAAATTGTTTATGAAATCTAAGTTATATAATTAAAAgcatataaaatattcaaattataaacaaatataattttttagttttaaatatatactattatattaaaaattctatCACACGTGTAGAAACTACATATTTAGAGGATAGAAATGTATTTGAAAATAATATATGATAGAAGTAATaaagtgtgcataataaaataaaatgtataaaaatatctaAATAAATTTTAGCTAAgtggtaaattaaaattttactaatATAATTGGTTTAGGTTTaaattttactatatttttattagatttttaaaataaaaatattaaagtacactcgaataatataacttattttaattacggaATGTCATTTTTGTAATTTTCCTAATTGAATTGGTGACTCTGTTGAGAGTAGCACCAACTCGTTAAGagtttaaataataatatcaatTTGTAACttcaaatatataatattatataatattagatatataaaataattgcatatttgtttaattataaatttcatctctttatctatataatttataatatatataaaagcacaagtttagaaaaaaatttaaattgacaaAGATATCTTTTATTGTTAACTATATATAACATTAAAAAATTATTGATATTATTATgtgataataataaaagtaatacttattaatatgaaattaattaatttggtcATATCTTTACTTcacataaaaataacataaaatattattaattaataaaattatcaatctATAAAATCATTGAATACAATTagataaattgaaaataataaaaatacaaaatattaattgaataaatatgctttttatatgtaaatatgatttttaaaaattgataataattaGTCAGGttagaataatttttttataaataataaaaattaaatctataaatatgattttattttgaatatgataatatttattttattaataatgttTCTATTAAATCTTAAATATAAAACTAATAGATAAGTTGTTTGTTGATaacaaattattaataattacaaatattttattaatgttacaaaataaagagagatggagagaataaagaacaaagaaaatatgaaagtaatagagaatgtactttattaattaaaagggatgattacaatgcttcaccagaatctctatttataggcataagaagt from Gossypium arboreum isolate Shixiya-1 chromosome 1, ASM2569848v2, whole genome shotgun sequence harbors:
- the LOC108465242 gene encoding probable potassium transporter 17 isoform X2, which produces MDLQSGAAVALPELLIDSASDTSHHLDCLHFPLHNTTDSVMLQSSDNKTGRWSNLLLAYKTLGVVFGGLVTSPLYVYPSMHLNSPTEEDYLGIYSIMFWTLTLIGVVKYACIALKADDQGEDVNSSQSRCVLNEDNRQKSRLGKVFETSMVARRALLFIAMLGTCMLIGDGILTPAISVLSAMDGLRAPFPSISKSLVEALSAVVLFILFLLQKFGTSRVSFLFSPIMGAWTLSTPLVGIYSIIHHYPSIFKALSPYYIFHFFWRNGKEGWLMLGGTILCITGSEALFADLGHFNRSSIQIAFLFTIYPSLILTYAGQTAYLIKNPNDHMDGFYKFIPKTIYWPIFIIATLAAVVASQSLISATFSVIKQSVVLDYFPRVKVVHTSSNKEGEVYSPEVNYILMVFCIAVILIFGDGQDIGNAFGVVVSLVMLITTILLTLVMIIIWRTPSLLVALYFIIFFMMEGVYVSAVLTKIPEGGWIPFAISFILAFIMFGWYYGRQRKIQYELTHKIDLGRLGMLLSDPSVQRVPGLCFFYTKIQNGLTPILGHYTKNMRSLHKVTIFTTLRYLLVPKVSPHERIVVKELGLRGVYACVIQYGYADSLNLEGDNFVSQVLDSLQEHIENCSSLPSDHMPVQEEISELSEAKTAGVIHVRGKARFHIGKSTSFFDRFMLAFYEVLHKNCRPALPVLGVPLPQCLEVGMFYEA
- the LOC108465242 gene encoding probable potassium transporter 17 isoform X1, with protein sequence MDLQSGAAVALPELLIDSASDTSHHLDCLHFPLHNTTDSVMLQSSDNKTGRWSNLLLAYKTLGVVFGGLVTSPLYVYPSMHLNSPTEEDYLGIYSIMFWTLTLIGVVKYACIALKADDQGEGGTFALYSLLCRNINIGILSSKSSDVNSSQSRCVLNEDNRQKSRLGKVFETSMVARRALLFIAMLGTCMLIGDGILTPAISVLSAMDGLRAPFPSISKSLVEALSAVVLFILFLLQKFGTSRVSFLFSPIMGAWTLSTPLVGIYSIIHHYPSIFKALSPYYIFHFFWRNGKEGWLMLGGTILCITGSEALFADLGHFNRSSIQIAFLFTIYPSLILTYAGQTAYLIKNPNDHMDGFYKFIPKTIYWPIFIIATLAAVVASQSLISATFSVIKQSVVLDYFPRVKVVHTSSNKEGEVYSPEVNYILMVFCIAVILIFGDGQDIGNAFGVVVSLVMLITTILLTLVMIIIWRTPSLLVALYFIIFFMMEGVYVSAVLTKIPEGGWIPFAISFILAFIMFGWYYGRQRKIQYELTHKIDLGRLGMLLSDPSVQRVPGLCFFYTKIQNGLTPILGHYTKNMRSLHKVTIFTTLRYLLVPKVSPHERIVVKELGLRGVYACVIQYGYADSLNLEGDNFVSQVLDSLQEHIENCSSLPSDHMPVQEEISELSEAKTAGVIHVRGKARFHIGKSTSFFDRFMLAFYEVLHKNCRPALPVLGVPLPQCLEVGMFYEA
- the LOC108465243 gene encoding transmembrane 9 superfamily member 2-like, yielding MRNFGNSPAFVILGVFILSCVSHVRSDASDHRYKEGDPVPLYANKVGPFHNPSETYRYFDLPFCSPDHVKEKKEALGEVLNGDRLVSAPYKLNFKEEKDSSVVCKKKLSKDEVVFFRKAVEKDYYFQMYYDDLPIWGFIGKVDKEGKADPSEYKYYLYKHIQFDVLYNKDRVIEISARMDPHLLVDLTEDKEVDAEFMYTVKWKETDTPFEKRMERYSMSSSLPHHLEIHWFSIINSCVTVLLLTGFLATILMRVLKNDFIKYGQDEEAADDQEETGWKYIHGDVFRFPKYKSLFAAALGSGTQLFTLTVFIFMLALVGVFYPYNRGALFTALVVIYALTSGIAGYVATSFYCQLEGTNWVRNLLLTGCLFCGPLFLTFCFLNTVAIAYSATAALPFGTIVVIVLIWTLVTSPLLVLGGIAGKNSRAEFQAPCRTTKYPREIPPLPWYRSAIPQMAMAGFLPFSAIYIELYYIFASVWGHRIYTIYSILFIVFIILLIVTAFITVALTYFQLAAEDHEWWWRSFVCGGSTGLFIYAYCLYYYYARSDMSGFMQTSFFFGYMACICYGFFLMLGTVGFRASLFFVRHIYRSIKCE